Proteins from one Flavobacterium sp. N2038 genomic window:
- a CDS encoding TatD family hydrolase — protein MNLIPIITDTHTHLYSEEFDQDRDEMIQRAIDAGITRFFIPAIDAAATQSMYDLEKNYPDNIFLMMGLHPTYVKDNYLEELAHVETELSKRKFYAVGEIGIDLYWDKTHLKEQQIAFKRQIQLAKQYKLPIVIHCREAFDEIFEVLEEEKSEDLFGIFHCFSGTLDQALQAISYNMKLGIGGVVTFKNGKIDQFLNQIDLKHIVLETDSPYLAPIPYRGKRNESSYLVNVIAKLSDIYDVSIEEVATITTQNSKDVFGI, from the coding sequence TTGAATTTAATACCAATTATTACCGATACACACACCCATTTATATTCTGAAGAGTTTGATCAGGATCGTGACGAAATGATTCAACGCGCTATAGATGCCGGAATCACACGTTTTTTTATTCCTGCAATCGATGCGGCAGCAACCCAGTCTATGTACGATTTAGAGAAAAACTATCCGGATAATATATTTCTGATGATGGGTTTACATCCCACTTACGTGAAAGACAATTATCTGGAAGAACTTGCACATGTGGAAACCGAATTGTCAAAGCGAAAATTCTATGCTGTTGGTGAAATCGGAATCGATTTGTATTGGGATAAAACACATCTAAAAGAGCAGCAAATTGCCTTTAAGAGACAAATTCAGTTGGCAAAACAATACAAATTGCCCATTGTAATTCACTGCCGTGAAGCATTTGATGAGATCTTCGAAGTGCTTGAAGAAGAAAAATCTGAAGATTTATTTGGGATTTTTCATTGTTTTTCCGGAACTTTAGATCAGGCATTACAAGCCATTTCTTATAATATGAAATTAGGAATTGGTGGTGTTGTTACATTTAAGAATGGAAAAATTGATCAGTTTTTAAATCAAATCGATTTAAAACACATCGTTCTCGAGACAGACTCGCCCTATTTAGCGCCAATTCCTTACAGAGGAAAACGAAATGAAAGCAGTTATTTGGTCAATGTTATTGCCAAGTTAAGCGATATTTATGATGTTTCTATAGAAGAAGTTGCAACAATTACAACTCAAAACTCAAAAGACGTTTTTGGGATTTAA
- a CDS encoding S41 family peptidase → MQKAILLFLILFYQALFGTTKITETEKLAATCKVWGFLKYYHPVVAGGKVNWDEQLFKVLPKVENASTKEEYSLVIEKWIEELGEVPVNKLVSNDSKKDYFNKNLNLEWTQKEKIFSKNLSNKLKFITENRFQGSNYYVNRDGEGVKLQFVNEPEYAEFKWTDKNLRLLGLFRFWNYVEYFFPYKYVMDQNWDDALVEILPQISNSKSEKEFLMAMRVISIKLNDSHAATINTAMFKYLGGEKYPAFTARLVDDKSVIVSLANDSLAKIDDLKIGDIITKLDGVSIKEKVQDFSRYMQGSNKAAAAANASFVMFTGNDDEFEIEFMRDNVISTKKIHRYLNEKIKRTPPKSTAKWEILGNNIGMVRMSKVPKEDIAGMMEELKNTKSIIFDVRARPISTDFLVSDYLNSEPKPILRLLYQDLSYPGRYYFNDEMQECGKINADYYKGKVIVLVGPGTHSFGEQTVMSLQTAPNATVIGMQTSGADGSNYFFTIIKGFDSSFTSSGVFYPNKKETQRIGIVPNIEVKLTVKGVQEGKDEILERALLFAETGK, encoded by the coding sequence ATGCAAAAAGCTATTTTACTTTTTCTTATTCTATTCTATCAAGCCCTTTTTGGTACTACAAAAATTACCGAAACCGAAAAACTTGCTGCGACCTGCAAAGTTTGGGGCTTCTTAAAATATTATCATCCTGTTGTTGCTGGTGGGAAAGTAAATTGGGATGAACAGCTTTTTAAAGTATTACCAAAAGTGGAAAATGCTTCAACAAAAGAAGAATATTCATTAGTAATAGAAAAATGGATAGAGGAACTGGGAGAAGTTCCGGTAAATAAGCTTGTCAGTAATGATTCAAAAAAGGATTATTTTAATAAAAATCTAAATTTAGAGTGGACACAAAAAGAAAAGATATTTTCTAAAAACCTTTCAAATAAATTGAAATTTATTACTGAAAATAGATTTCAAGGTTCAAATTATTATGTAAACCGAGATGGCGAAGGTGTTAAGCTTCAGTTTGTGAATGAACCGGAATATGCTGAATTTAAATGGACAGATAAGAATTTACGACTTTTAGGATTGTTCCGTTTCTGGAATTATGTTGAATATTTTTTTCCGTATAAATATGTAATGGATCAAAATTGGGATGATGCACTAGTTGAAATTCTGCCTCAAATTTCGAATTCAAAGTCTGAAAAAGAATTTTTAATGGCAATGCGAGTAATCTCTATAAAACTTAATGATTCGCATGCCGCGACGATTAATACAGCTATGTTTAAGTATTTAGGAGGTGAGAAATATCCAGCTTTCACTGCCAGATTAGTAGATGACAAATCTGTAATTGTAAGTTTAGCCAATGATTCATTGGCCAAGATTGACGATTTAAAAATTGGTGACATTATTACTAAACTTGACGGAGTTAGCATAAAAGAGAAAGTACAAGATTTCTCCAGATACATGCAGGGATCTAACAAGGCTGCAGCGGCAGCTAATGCTAGTTTTGTAATGTTTACAGGAAATGATGATGAATTTGAGATTGAGTTTATGCGAGATAATGTTATCTCAACAAAAAAGATACATCGTTATCTGAATGAAAAAATTAAAAGGACGCCGCCAAAAAGTACTGCAAAATGGGAGATTTTGGGAAATAATATTGGTATGGTAAGAATGAGTAAAGTGCCAAAAGAAGATATTGCGGGCATGATGGAAGAATTAAAAAACACAAAATCTATCATTTTTGATGTTAGAGCAAGACCGATTTCTACAGACTTTTTAGTAAGTGACTACTTAAATTCAGAACCTAAACCAATCCTGAGATTACTTTATCAGGATTTAAGTTATCCCGGCCGCTATTATTTTAATGATGAAATGCAGGAATGCGGAAAAATCAATGCAGATTATTATAAAGGGAAAGTAATTGTTTTAGTAGGTCCCGGGACACATAGTTTTGGGGAGCAAACAGTAATGAGTCTTCAAACAGCCCCAAATGCAACTGTTATTGGTATGCAAACTTCAGGAGCAGACGGATCAAATTATTTTTTTACAATTATCAAGGGGTTTGATTCCAGTTTTACTTCTTCAGGTGTTTTTTATCCAAATAAAAAAGAAACTCAGAGAATAGGAATCGTTCCAAATATTGAAGTAAAATTAACTGTAAAAGGAGTTCAGGAAGGAAAAGATGAGATTTTAGAAAGAGCTTTGCTGTTTGCAGAAACAGGGAAATAA
- a CDS encoding tetratricopeptide repeat protein — MDKIKTHRDQKYIDGIASNDSEIIESIYQKSVPKVVFFVLNNSGDKEQAKGIVEEVLLLLFNQAKSKGLNLKCPFDTYFLLLCKRKWLKEFKKISNDGVTIHEDVTSINESALELIAQTEDFELQGQNTSGFEQEREEFKENLEQISENHFNKKPKATGLKPWYFAVAGSIIILFGLFFFNYNQNPVFEDYNNPEQAAFAERGSEGGPLKQAETEFNSKRYSLAIPHFEAILQKTKTPEIQYFYAISLLEQSQFLKAEAVFNELKSGNSAYKEKAIWYLALSKLKQRDYESCKKLLQTISQDYQDYDEVQDLLDALG; from the coding sequence ATGGATAAAATTAAGACACATCGAGACCAAAAGTATATTGATGGAATCGCTTCAAATGATTCAGAAATTATAGAATCAATTTATCAGAAGTCTGTGCCCAAAGTCGTTTTTTTTGTTCTCAATAATTCCGGTGATAAAGAACAAGCTAAAGGAATAGTAGAGGAAGTTCTACTCTTACTTTTTAATCAGGCAAAATCAAAGGGATTAAATCTGAAATGTCCATTTGATACTTACTTTCTTTTATTATGCAAAAGAAAATGGCTCAAGGAGTTTAAAAAAATATCTAATGACGGTGTGACCATTCACGAAGATGTGACCTCTATAAATGAATCGGCGTTGGAATTAATTGCGCAGACCGAAGATTTTGAACTTCAGGGACAAAATACATCTGGTTTTGAGCAAGAAAGAGAAGAGTTTAAAGAAAACCTGGAACAGATTTCAGAAAATCACTTTAACAAGAAACCAAAAGCCACTGGTTTAAAACCCTGGTATTTTGCTGTTGCAGGATCAATTATAATTTTGTTCGGATTGTTCTTTTTTAATTACAATCAGAACCCGGTTTTTGAGGATTACAATAATCCCGAACAAGCTGCTTTTGCTGAAAGAGGAAGCGAAGGCGGCCCTTTAAAACAAGCCGAAACAGAATTTAATAGTAAAAGATATTCGCTGGCAATTCCGCATTTCGAAGCAATTCTGCAAAAAACAAAAACACCCGAAATACAATATTTCTATGCCATTTCTCTTTTGGAACAAAGTCAGTTTCTAAAAGCAGAGGCAGTTTTTAATGAATTAAAATCAGGAAATTCAGCCTATAAAGAAAAAGCAATCTGGTATTTGGCATTATCCAAATTAAAACAAAGAGACTACGAATCCTGCAAAAAGTTATTGCAAACCATTTCTCAGGATTACCAGGATTATGATGAAGTTCAGGATCTTTTGGATGCCTTAGGGTAA
- a CDS encoding retropepsin-like aspartic protease, with protein MENLHAVLKKEKYKKIKFKVTKTQHLQIKAKINGISGNFILDTGASNTCIGFESIERFELAAKKSKTKASGAGGTGMATQISSENKLQLGSWKNKDFSIVIFDLSHVNEALKSFKAKPVHGIIGADVLLQGKAIIDYFNHYLYLK; from the coding sequence ATGGAAAATCTTCATGCCGTTCTCAAAAAAGAGAAATACAAAAAAATAAAATTTAAGGTTACCAAAACGCAACACCTTCAAATTAAAGCCAAAATCAACGGCATATCCGGAAATTTTATTTTAGATACAGGTGCTTCAAATACCTGCATTGGTTTTGAAAGTATTGAGCGTTTTGAACTGGCAGCAAAAAAATCAAAAACTAAAGCCTCGGGAGCCGGCGGTACCGGAATGGCAACGCAAATTTCATCTGAAAATAAATTACAACTAGGCAGTTGGAAAAATAAAGATTTCAGCATTGTTATTTTTGATCTTTCTCACGTAAATGAAGCTTTGAAATCATTTAAAGCAAAACCGGTACATGGCATTATTGGTGCTGATGTTCTATTGCAGGGAAAAGCGATAATTGATTATTTCAACCATTATTTGTATTTAAAATAG
- a CDS encoding TCR/Tet family MFS transporter → MLQKDKSAAIGFIFITMLIDITGWGIIIPVIPKLIEELIHGDISEAAKIGGWLTFAYAITQFVFAPVIGNLSDKFGRRPIILISLFGFSLDYLLLAFSPTILWLFIGRIIAGVTGASITTASAYIADVSTAENRAKNFGLVGAAFGLGFIIGPVIGGLLGQYGSRVPFYAAAVLCMVNFLYGFFILPESLKKENRRPFDWRRANPVGAILGLKKHQELIGLISAIFLLYVGSHAVQSNWSFFTIYQFNWDERMIGISLGIIGLLVGVVQGGLVRYINPKIGNEKSIYIGLALYTIGMLLFAFASESWMMFVFLIPYCLGGIAGPALQSVVASKVSPSEQGEIQGTLTSLMSASSIIGPPMMANTFYFFTHSDAPFKFAGAPFILGGFLMLLSTVVAYFSLKKHSVPKTEIIQQE, encoded by the coding sequence ATGCTACAAAAAGATAAATCTGCTGCAATTGGTTTCATTTTTATAACCATGTTAATAGACATTACCGGATGGGGAATTATTATCCCTGTAATTCCAAAATTAATCGAAGAATTGATTCACGGTGATATTAGTGAAGCCGCAAAAATTGGTGGCTGGCTAACTTTTGCATATGCGATAACTCAATTTGTATTTGCACCTGTTATTGGAAATCTGAGTGATAAATTTGGAAGAAGACCAATTATCTTAATTTCTCTTTTTGGATTCTCATTAGATTATCTCTTATTGGCTTTTTCACCAACAATTCTTTGGTTGTTTATTGGTAGAATTATAGCAGGAGTTACCGGAGCCAGTATTACAACTGCTTCTGCTTATATTGCAGATGTTAGTACTGCAGAAAACAGAGCAAAGAATTTTGGTTTGGTTGGAGCCGCTTTCGGATTAGGATTTATTATAGGACCTGTTATTGGCGGTTTATTGGGGCAATACGGTTCAAGAGTTCCTTTTTATGCAGCAGCAGTATTGTGCATGGTAAATTTCCTGTACGGATTTTTCATTTTGCCGGAATCGCTTAAAAAAGAAAACCGCAGACCTTTTGACTGGAGGCGTGCCAATCCGGTCGGAGCAATTTTAGGTTTAAAAAAACATCAGGAATTAATTGGATTAATCTCAGCTATATTCCTTTTATATGTTGGTTCGCATGCCGTACAAAGTAACTGGAGTTTCTTCACCATTTATCAATTTAACTGGGATGAACGAATGATCGGAATCTCATTAGGAATTATTGGATTATTAGTTGGAGTTGTTCAAGGAGGATTAGTTCGATATATCAATCCAAAAATTGGAAATGAGAAAAGTATTTATATTGGTTTAGCTTTATATACCATCGGAATGTTATTATTTGCCTTTGCAAGCGAAAGCTGGATGATGTTTGTGTTTTTAATTCCATATTGCCTTGGCGGAATCGCCGGTCCTGCATTACAATCTGTAGTAGCCAGTAAAGTATCACCAAGTGAACAAGGAGAAATTCAGGGAACTCTAACAAGTTTAATGAGTGCATCTTCTATAATTGGACCGCCAATGATGGCTAATACCTTTTATTTTTTTACCCACAGTGATGCACCTTTTAAATTTGCCGGAGCACCATTTATTTTAGGTGGTTTTTTAATGTTACTGAGTACGGTAGTTGCTTATTTTTCATTGAAAAAACATTCAGTTCCAAAAACAGAAATTATTCAGCAGGAATAA